Proteins co-encoded in one Candidatus Rokuibacteriota bacterium genomic window:
- a CDS encoding ATP-binding protein produces MMAHRLAPEELRVVCDPATLPFVSTAELPPLDGMIGQDRAVSATTFGVGMREVGYNLFVLGPSRTGKTSAMKRVLARAAEPEPVPPDYCYVHNFEDPYRPVALELPAGRGRALRQATERLTGECRTRVPRAFEGEEFERRKSEVLEQLTRGQHEEIRRLEEAARAEKFAVLRTPAGLAIAPAPQGEPLTSEEFAALPDAAKEQIGAQGSALQDRVDATVRELRRLEREAREAQEKLVGEVAAAAIRPLIQELREEFTGLPGVERYLGHVEADLMAHAEEFRALESGKPAFPLFVSPGAFLERYQVNVLVDRSGARGAPVVFEQVPTHRNLFGRVEHRAQFGALVTDFTLIKPGALHQANGGYLILAAVDVLRAVLAWDALKKAVKSRSIRIEEPLDEWRLASAQSLAPEPIPLSVKVVLIGSPFIYYLLYALDEDFRELFKVKVDFDDSLPRTPEFEIFYARFVGSACRDEELPAFGPGAVAKLIEHCSRLVADQARLTSRLGEVLDLIRESAFWARRRDRGVVGAEDVRHAIEQKTYRSSLIDERVRRLIGEGTLLIATDGRTTGQVNGIAVLDLADHAFGRPCRITARTFSAEPGVVDIEREAKLGGPVHSKGVMILSGFLAGRYARERPLALSASLAFEQSYEEVEGDSASSAELYALLSSLAGIPLSQSLAVTGSVNQHGEVQPVGGINEKIEGFFDVCAARGLTGQQGVIIPAANVRHLMLREDVVEAVRAERFGVHAVSTVDEGLALLSGIETGVRGLDGRYPEGSFNAAVEDTLAANIERLKEMRADGKRRLILQPSEEEGQTWRPT; encoded by the coding sequence ATGATGGCCCACCGGCTGGCGCCCGAAGAGCTGCGGGTCGTCTGCGACCCTGCGACGCTGCCGTTCGTCTCCACGGCCGAGCTGCCGCCGCTCGACGGCATGATCGGCCAGGATCGCGCGGTGAGCGCCACGACCTTCGGCGTCGGCATGCGCGAGGTGGGCTACAACCTTTTCGTCCTCGGGCCCTCGCGCACCGGCAAGACCTCGGCGATGAAGCGGGTCCTGGCCCGCGCGGCCGAGCCCGAACCGGTGCCGCCCGACTACTGCTACGTGCACAATTTCGAAGATCCCTACCGGCCGGTGGCGCTCGAGCTGCCGGCTGGGCGGGGGCGCGCGCTGCGCCAGGCCACGGAGCGGCTGACCGGGGAGTGCAGGACGCGCGTCCCGCGGGCCTTCGAGGGGGAGGAGTTCGAGCGGCGGAAATCGGAGGTCCTGGAGCAGCTCACCCGGGGCCAGCACGAGGAAATCCGGCGCCTCGAGGAGGCCGCGCGCGCCGAGAAGTTCGCCGTGCTCCGCACGCCGGCGGGGCTGGCGATCGCGCCCGCCCCCCAGGGCGAGCCGCTGACCTCGGAGGAGTTCGCGGCCCTCCCCGATGCGGCAAAGGAGCAGATCGGCGCGCAGGGCAGCGCGCTCCAGGACCGCGTGGACGCGACGGTCCGGGAGCTGCGTCGGCTCGAGCGCGAGGCGCGGGAGGCGCAGGAGAAGCTCGTCGGCGAGGTCGCAGCGGCGGCCATCCGGCCGCTCATCCAGGAGCTGCGCGAGGAGTTCACCGGGCTGCCGGGCGTCGAGCGCTACCTGGGACACGTGGAGGCCGACCTGATGGCCCACGCCGAGGAGTTCCGAGCGCTCGAGTCGGGCAAGCCGGCTTTCCCGCTGTTCGTTTCCCCGGGGGCCTTTCTCGAGCGCTACCAGGTCAACGTGCTCGTGGACCGGAGCGGCGCCCGCGGGGCGCCTGTCGTCTTCGAGCAGGTTCCGACCCACCGAAACCTCTTCGGCCGGGTCGAGCACCGCGCGCAGTTCGGCGCGCTCGTCACCGACTTCACGCTCATAAAGCCGGGCGCCCTCCACCAGGCCAACGGCGGCTACCTGATCCTCGCGGCCGTGGACGTGCTGCGGGCCGTCCTCGCGTGGGACGCGCTCAAGAAGGCGGTCAAGAGCCGCTCGATCCGGATCGAGGAGCCGCTGGACGAGTGGCGGCTGGCGAGCGCGCAGAGCCTGGCACCGGAACCCATCCCCCTGTCGGTCAAGGTGGTGCTGATCGGCAGCCCTTTCATCTACTACCTCCTCTATGCCCTCGATGAGGACTTCCGCGAGCTGTTCAAGGTCAAGGTCGACTTCGACGACTCGCTCCCGCGCACGCCCGAGTTCGAGATCTTCTACGCGCGCTTCGTGGGCAGCGCATGCCGGGACGAGGAACTGCCGGCCTTCGGCCCGGGGGCGGTCGCCAAGCTCATCGAGCACTGCTCACGGCTGGTGGCCGACCAGGCCCGGCTCACCTCCCGCCTCGGCGAGGTCCTCGACCTGATCAGGGAGTCGGCGTTCTGGGCAAGGCGGCGAGACCGCGGCGTCGTCGGCGCTGAGGACGTGCGGCACGCCATCGAGCAGAAGACCTATCGCTCGAGCCTCATCGACGAGCGGGTGCGGCGGCTGATCGGCGAGGGAACCCTGCTCATCGCCACTGACGGCCGGACGACGGGACAGGTCAACGGCATCGCCGTGCTCGACCTGGCCGATCACGCCTTCGGCCGACCGTGCCGGATCACCGCGCGCACCTTCTCGGCCGAGCCGGGCGTCGTGGACATCGAGCGGGAGGCCAAGCTTGGCGGGCCGGTCCATTCGAAGGGCGTGATGATTCTCTCGGGCTTCCTCGCGGGGCGCTATGCGCGCGAGCGGCCGCTGGCGCTGTCGGCCTCTTTGGCTTTCGAGCAGTCGTACGAGGAGGTCGAGGGCGACAGCGCCTCGTCGGCAGAGCTCTACGCACTCCTGTCGAGCCTGGCCGGCATCCCGCTCAGCCAGAGCCTCGCGGTAACAGGATCGGTGAACCAGCACGGCGAGGTCCAGCCGGTGGGCGGGATCAACGAGAAGATCGAGGGCTTCTTCGACGTGTGTGCCGCTCGCGGGCTCACGGGGCAGCAAGGGGTGATCATCCCCGCGGCCAACGTGCGCCACCTCATGCTGCGCGAGGACGTGGTCGAGGCGGTGCGGGCGGAGCGCTTCGGCGTCCACGCGGTCTCGACGGTGGACGAGGGCCTGGCGCTCCTGTCGGGCATCGAGACCGGCGTGCGCGGGCTCGACGGGCGCTATCCGGAGGGCAGCTTCAACGCGGCCGTGGAGGACACGTTGGCCGCGAACATCGAGCGTCTCAAGGAGATGCGAGCGGACGGCAAACGGCGTCTGATCCTGCAGCCGTCCGAGGAGGAGGGACAGACATGGCGACCTACGTGA